A portion of the Nitrospira sp. genome contains these proteins:
- a CDS encoding YqgE/AlgH family protein, whose translation MSIPLGKGILLVAAPALNDPNFRQTVVLLCEHGPEGALGVIVNRPTAMSISEALPQVPILEGQPHVLYSGGPVQTNQVMMLYRINQTPENSHQVFDGVCLGGDLEIMERILMEQPGKESFRAYLGYSGWGPGQLESEMQVGSWITLPADPSIVFEKEPTRIWSDIFLSLDDTSRHYADMPFDPTSN comes from the coding sequence ATGTCAATTCCACTCGGTAAAGGCATTCTCCTCGTGGCCGCGCCGGCATTGAACGATCCCAACTTCCGACAGACGGTGGTACTCCTGTGTGAGCATGGGCCGGAAGGGGCGCTGGGTGTGATCGTCAACCGTCCGACCGCCATGTCCATCTCTGAGGCGCTTCCGCAGGTGCCGATCCTGGAAGGCCAACCGCATGTGTTGTATTCCGGTGGCCCCGTGCAAACCAATCAGGTGATGATGCTCTACCGCATCAATCAGACTCCCGAGAATTCGCACCAGGTATTCGATGGTGTCTGTCTCGGCGGCGACCTGGAGATCATGGAGCGGATTCTGATGGAGCAGCCGGGGAAGGAATCGTTTCGAGCGTACCTGGGGTATTCGGGCTGGGGGCCCGGACAGCTGGAGTCGGAAATGCAGGTTGGTTCCTGGATTACGCTTCCCGCCGATCCCTCGATTGTGTTTGAAAAAGAGCCGACCCGCATCTGGTCGGATATCTTCCTGTCGCTGGACGACACCTCCCGCCATTACGCGGACATGCCGTTCGATCCCACCAGCAACTAG
- a CDS encoding response regulator, giving the protein MEGYGKRVLVAEDEESVRHLLTLVLEAAGYTVHGAEDGMEALAEMKKRRFDAVVADYRMPRLDGEQFLLLSRLMWPQTPTVLLSAEHTDLPVILKMQGACALVPKPFDSQGLLQTLQAAVEAACSCCSPSSTLREGTNTPLSVSPS; this is encoded by the coding sequence ATGGAGGGGTACGGAAAACGTGTGCTGGTTGCGGAGGACGAAGAGAGTGTGCGGCATCTGCTGACCCTGGTGCTCGAAGCAGCCGGCTATACCGTACATGGAGCGGAAGATGGCATGGAAGCTCTGGCCGAAATGAAGAAGCGGCGTTTCGATGCGGTGGTCGCGGATTACCGCATGCCCCGCCTGGATGGGGAGCAGTTCCTGCTGCTGAGTCGCCTGATGTGGCCTCAGACTCCGACCGTGCTCCTGTCCGCCGAGCATACGGATTTGCCCGTGATCCTGAAAATGCAAGGCGCCTGTGCTCTCGTGCCGAAACCCTTCGATTCGCAGGGGCTACTACAGACGCTACAGGCTGCCGTCGAGGCGGCCTGTAGTTGCTGCTCCCCGAGTTCGACCCTGCGTGAGGGGACGAATACCCCCCTCTCAGTATCGCCCTCCTAG
- a CDS encoding tetratricopeptide repeat protein, translating into MPNPRIEPLKRVLALEPDDDVAWFGLGKAYMEDANFEEAAKALRQCITVKPTYSAAYYALAQSLQKLNRVEECRQVSDQGIDVSTKNGDAMVTKNLEALKSTLPA; encoded by the coding sequence ATGCCGAATCCGAGAATCGAACCGCTGAAACGAGTGCTGGCCCTCGAACCCGACGATGACGTCGCCTGGTTCGGACTCGGTAAAGCCTATATGGAAGATGCCAATTTTGAAGAGGCTGCCAAGGCCTTGAGGCAGTGCATCACGGTCAAGCCCACTTACTCCGCCGCATACTATGCGCTGGCGCAATCGCTCCAGAAACTGAATCGGGTCGAAGAATGCCGGCAGGTGTCGGATCAGGGTATCGACGTGTCTACCAAGAACGGCGATGCGATGGTGACCAAAAATCTGGAAGCGCTGAAGAGCACACTCCCCGCCTGA
- a CDS encoding histone deacetylase, with protein sequence MGTTGLIYDPRYLEHDMGAGHPESPNRLRAIMQRLEQSGTLATLTRIDPRTAEDEWVTLVHRPEYVAMLNRQAPTHGRVSLDADTSMSPGSLGATYLAAGGALAGVDAIMAGRVQHAFCAVRPPGHHAEADRAMGFCLFNNVAIAARYAQKRYGVQRVLIVDWDVHHGNGTQHSFESDPSVLFFSTHQYPHYPGTGRASECGRGAGEGLTINVPMEAGEGDDEYRAVFQKVLVPAADAFKPEFVIISAGFDAHRDDPLASMGLTEEGYADLTTIVAGIARQHCQGRLLSSLEGGYNLTALAASVERHIQALVAA encoded by the coding sequence ATGGGAACAACCGGGCTCATTTACGATCCACGTTACCTGGAACACGACATGGGCGCCGGACATCCGGAGTCGCCCAACCGGCTGCGTGCGATTATGCAGCGGCTCGAACAGAGCGGTACGCTCGCCACACTCACCAGGATCGACCCGCGCACAGCCGAAGACGAGTGGGTCACGCTGGTGCATCGGCCGGAGTATGTCGCGATGCTCAATCGGCAGGCGCCGACGCATGGCCGGGTCTCGCTCGACGCCGATACCTCCATGTCACCCGGATCGCTCGGCGCCACCTATCTCGCGGCCGGTGGAGCCCTGGCCGGGGTGGATGCGATTATGGCCGGCCGGGTCCAGCATGCTTTCTGTGCGGTCCGTCCGCCGGGGCATCATGCGGAAGCCGATCGGGCGATGGGTTTCTGCCTGTTCAACAATGTGGCGATCGCGGCGCGGTATGCGCAGAAACGGTATGGCGTGCAACGGGTCCTGATCGTCGATTGGGACGTTCACCACGGGAACGGGACGCAGCACAGTTTCGAATCGGATCCGTCGGTGTTGTTTTTCAGTACGCACCAGTATCCGCACTACCCTGGCACTGGGCGCGCCAGCGAGTGCGGCCGCGGAGCCGGGGAAGGGCTCACGATCAATGTGCCGATGGAGGCGGGGGAAGGCGACGACGAATACCGGGCGGTGTTTCAGAAGGTTCTGGTGCCGGCTGCCGATGCCTTCAAGCCGGAGTTTGTCATCATCTCCGCCGGTTTTGACGCCCACCGGGACGATCCGCTCGCGAGTATGGGGTTGACTGAAGAAGGGTATGCCGATCTGACGACGATTGTAGCCGGGATCGCCAGGCAACATTGCCAAGGACGCCTGCTGTCGTCGCTCGAAGGCGGGTACAACCTCACGGCGTTGGCCGCATCGGTCGAGCGACATATTCAGGCGCTGGTGGCGGCATGA
- a CDS encoding sulfurtransferase produces the protein MQHPLLIDCETLQKRLGQPGLVILDVRGRAAYEFGGHIPGAVHSTWHEYSDPDAVAKGLLDPDLKRIEKRVQALGINQDSEVVIYSNPFDNWGDEGRMFWMLEYLGHKNLKVLDGGWVKWIHERRPFEHGAVRCAPGNFVVSPVESAIIMKNELKGIARKPNPTTTIVDARSLEEYLGKEISGIPRPGHIPGAVHVAWSGFLNADATVKDLAAINAQLDLKGLNPAHETICYCTGGVRSAWLYFILRLAGYQRLRNYPGSWWEWSRDFACPVEKDLVALQKLLGLSESQVPTGMRPS, from the coding sequence ATGCAACATCCATTACTCATCGACTGTGAAACGCTTCAGAAACGCTTAGGGCAACCGGGCCTCGTCATTCTCGACGTGCGAGGCCGGGCCGCCTATGAGTTCGGAGGTCATATCCCCGGTGCCGTGCATTCCACCTGGCATGAATACAGCGACCCCGATGCCGTCGCCAAGGGGTTACTGGATCCCGATCTGAAACGCATCGAGAAACGCGTGCAGGCGCTCGGCATCAATCAGGACAGTGAAGTGGTGATCTATTCGAACCCCTTCGACAACTGGGGCGACGAAGGACGCATGTTCTGGATGCTGGAATACTTAGGCCACAAAAACCTCAAGGTGCTGGACGGCGGGTGGGTGAAATGGATTCATGAACGCCGGCCGTTCGAGCATGGCGCGGTCCGCTGCGCGCCGGGCAACTTCGTCGTCTCGCCGGTCGAGTCGGCGATCATTATGAAGAATGAGTTAAAGGGGATCGCGCGGAAGCCGAACCCGACGACCACGATCGTGGATGCGCGGAGCCTGGAAGAGTATCTCGGAAAGGAAATCTCCGGCATTCCGAGGCCCGGCCATATTCCCGGCGCTGTCCATGTGGCGTGGAGCGGCTTTTTGAATGCCGATGCGACGGTCAAGGATCTGGCCGCCATCAACGCGCAGTTGGATCTCAAGGGGCTGAACCCGGCGCACGAAACGATTTGCTACTGCACCGGCGGCGTGCGCTCGGCGTGGCTCTATTTCATCTTGCGACTGGCCGGTTATCAGCGGTTGCGTAATTATCCGGGCTCCTGGTGGGAGTGGAGCCGGGATTTTGCCTGCCCGGTGGAAAAGGATCTGGTCGCGTTGCAGAAACTGCTCGGCCTGTCGGAGTCGCAGGTGCCGACCGGCATGCGTCCGTCTTGA
- a CDS encoding acyltransferase, translating to MRVGYLQFDPVFGEVAHNLDLITARLERVEADLLVLPELCASGYQFVSQEEVFRLAEPLPDGATTKRLADIAARRGMTIVAGLPERDGGRCFNSAVMVGPQGFIGCYRKTHLFFEETLWFTPGDSGFHVWDIGLANVGVMICFDWYYPESARTLALQGADIIAHPSNLVLPNCPDSMVTRCLENRVFSVTANRIGSEARGGKDRLTFIGLSEVVSPRGRILHRAPRDSEDLTLVEIDPAEARIKALNDYNDLLRDRRPAFYAD from the coding sequence ATGCGGGTCGGGTATCTCCAATTTGATCCGGTCTTCGGCGAGGTCGCGCACAATCTCGACCTCATCACGGCTCGACTCGAGCGGGTGGAGGCCGACCTTCTGGTGTTGCCTGAATTGTGTGCGTCAGGCTATCAGTTCGTGTCGCAGGAAGAAGTCTTCCGGCTGGCGGAGCCGCTGCCGGACGGGGCGACGACGAAACGGCTCGCTGACATTGCCGCGCGTCGGGGGATGACTATCGTCGCCGGGCTACCGGAGAGGGACGGCGGGCGCTGTTTCAATTCGGCGGTCATGGTCGGACCTCAGGGGTTCATTGGCTGCTATCGGAAAACCCATCTCTTTTTTGAGGAAACGCTCTGGTTCACCCCGGGTGACAGCGGGTTTCACGTGTGGGACATCGGCCTTGCTAACGTCGGCGTCATGATCTGCTTCGACTGGTATTATCCGGAATCTGCTCGCACGTTGGCATTGCAGGGCGCGGATATCATCGCGCATCCGTCGAACCTGGTGTTGCCGAATTGTCCGGACTCCATGGTGACCCGCTGCTTGGAGAATCGAGTCTTCAGCGTGACGGCGAATCGGATCGGCAGTGAGGCCCGCGGGGGAAAAGACCGGTTGACGTTCATCGGACTGAGCGAAGTGGTGAGTCCCCGTGGCCGGATTCTGCATCGTGCGCCGCGCGACAGCGAGGACCTGACTCTCGTTGAGATCGACCCCGCCGAGGCCAGGATCAAGGCGCTCAACGATTACAACGATCTCCTGCGCGATCGGCGCCCAGCCTTCTATGCCGACTAA
- a CDS encoding DUF488 family protein: MIRIKRVYDTPSAHDGIRILVDRIWPRGCTKEQARLDAWRKELAPSTALRTWFRHDPAKWMEFRARYRKELSRPEQNRAIEDLARLAQAQTVTLLYGASDKEHNQAVVLKECIDSAKNRV, encoded by the coding sequence ATGATTCGAATCAAACGGGTCTACGACACACCAAGCGCGCACGATGGGATTCGGATTCTGGTCGACCGGATATGGCCGCGGGGATGTACGAAAGAACAGGCGCGTCTCGATGCCTGGCGAAAGGAACTGGCTCCCAGCACGGCACTCCGCACATGGTTCCGTCATGACCCGGCAAAGTGGATGGAATTTCGGGCACGTTACCGCAAGGAACTGAGCCGACCGGAACAGAACCGCGCGATCGAAGATCTCGCCCGGCTCGCCCAAGCGCAGACCGTCACACTGCTCTATGGGGCATCAGACAAGGAACATAATCAGGCCGTGGTCCTGAAGGAATGCATCGACAGTGCGAAGAATCGCGTTTAG
- a CDS encoding M3 family oligoendopeptidase, with product MAVSRKTAPATSSRRSSASREFADHWELSDLVTDPVKQFDRYLKDLSAKVSRFESARAELSATMPEQAFLNLLTLSEQIARDSGRLGAYAYLWFSEDTKQLQARSFKTKVEEQLTALQNHLLFFDLWWQSVDQRNAERLMANSGDFRYHLETIRRFKPHTLSEPEEKIINIKNITGQSAVHQLYDVVTNGFTFTMRIGGKKKTMNREALTAYLRSPKAAVREAAYREMYRVYESQQDLLGEIYKTLVNDWKAENLQLRHFKTPLESRNLSNDIPDRAVDALLSVCMKNAPIFQRYFKLKARLCKIKTMNRYHIYAPHRAEQKTYRYADAVRMVLDAYYGFSPRLAELAQRVFADRHIDARTKPGKMGGAYCYSVTPNLTPYVMLNFTGEARDIATMAHELGHAVHAMMAEQHNVFTFHSTLPLAETASVFGERILSDALMATETNRSVKQSLLVNQLDDIYATVMRQAYFVAFERTAHDMVAQGATTTDLAQTYMTLLRQQFGKSLRVPQEFQWEWLTIPHLYASPFYCYAYSFGNLLVLALYRMYQEQGSGFVPKYLELLAAGGSKAPQAILAEVGVDMNSPAFWQSGFDAISGMVDQLEQTMN from the coding sequence ATGGCCGTTTCGCGCAAGACTGCCCCTGCTACGTCGTCACGCCGTTCATCCGCCTCCCGTGAGTTTGCCGATCATTGGGAACTCTCCGACCTCGTCACCGATCCGGTGAAACAGTTCGACCGTTATCTGAAAGACCTGAGCGCGAAAGTCTCCCGTTTCGAATCGGCGCGCGCAGAACTGTCTGCCACCATGCCTGAACAGGCCTTCCTGAATCTCCTCACCCTCTCGGAACAGATCGCGAGGGATTCGGGTCGGCTTGGAGCCTACGCCTACTTGTGGTTTTCCGAAGACACGAAACAGCTCCAGGCCCGGTCGTTCAAGACTAAAGTGGAAGAGCAGCTCACCGCCCTTCAGAACCATCTGCTGTTCTTCGATTTGTGGTGGCAGAGTGTGGATCAGCGGAATGCGGAGCGCCTCATGGCGAACAGCGGCGACTTCCGGTACCACCTGGAGACCATCCGCCGCTTCAAGCCGCATACGCTCTCGGAACCGGAAGAGAAGATCATCAACATCAAGAACATCACCGGGCAAAGCGCCGTCCACCAGCTCTACGATGTCGTCACGAACGGCTTCACCTTCACGATGCGCATCGGCGGGAAAAAGAAAACGATGAATCGCGAAGCCCTGACGGCCTACCTCCGTAGCCCGAAAGCCGCCGTCCGAGAAGCCGCCTATCGGGAGATGTATCGCGTCTATGAGTCTCAGCAGGATCTCCTGGGGGAAATCTATAAAACCCTGGTGAACGACTGGAAAGCGGAAAATCTTCAGCTGCGGCACTTCAAGACGCCGCTGGAGTCGCGCAATCTCAGCAACGACATTCCGGATCGCGCCGTGGATGCGCTCCTCTCCGTCTGCATGAAGAATGCGCCGATCTTCCAACGGTATTTCAAATTGAAGGCGCGACTTTGCAAGATCAAAACCATGAACCGCTACCACATCTATGCGCCACACCGGGCCGAACAAAAGACCTACCGCTACGCGGATGCGGTCCGGATGGTGCTGGACGCCTACTACGGCTTTTCGCCGCGCCTCGCCGAATTGGCGCAACGCGTCTTCGCCGATCGCCACATCGATGCCCGCACGAAGCCGGGGAAAATGGGCGGCGCCTATTGTTACAGTGTGACCCCCAACCTGACACCCTACGTCATGTTGAATTTCACCGGTGAAGCGCGGGACATCGCCACCATGGCGCATGAGTTAGGCCATGCCGTCCACGCCATGATGGCCGAGCAGCACAATGTCTTCACCTTCCACTCCACGTTACCGCTGGCGGAAACGGCCTCGGTCTTCGGCGAGCGGATTCTCTCCGATGCCCTGATGGCCACCGAAACCAATCGATCCGTCAAACAGAGCCTACTCGTCAACCAACTGGACGACATCTATGCGACGGTCATGCGACAAGCCTATTTTGTCGCCTTCGAGCGAACCGCCCACGACATGGTGGCCCAGGGCGCAACGACAACCGATCTGGCACAGACCTACATGACGTTGTTGCGGCAGCAGTTCGGAAAGTCCCTGCGGGTGCCGCAGGAATTCCAATGGGAATGGCTCACAATCCCGCACCTCTACGCCAGCCCGTTTTATTGTTATGCGTATAGTTTCGGGAACCTGCTCGTGCTGGCCCTCTATCGCATGTATCAGGAACAAGGCAGCGGGTTCGTCCCGAAATATCTGGAGTTGCTCGCGGCAGGCGGGTCGAAGGCGCCGCAAGCCATCCTTGCGGAAGTGGGAGTCGATATGAACTCCCCTGCCTTCTGGCAATCCGGATTCGATGCGATTTCAGGAATGGTCGATCAGTTGGAACAGACGATGAACTAA
- a CDS encoding metal-binding protein SmbP, producing MQTAKWRGVVVAGVMMALVGAPMVAGVAFAAGNKHQAEAVEHAKEAVAHGKQGHADALVKHAEAALKHAEGAVAETKNPHVTEAIKGLKDGIEHGKAGHADVATKAVENALPHLSEGM from the coding sequence ATGCAGACTGCGAAATGGCGGGGAGTCGTGGTAGCCGGTGTGATGATGGCGCTCGTCGGGGCGCCGATGGTTGCCGGTGTAGCTTTCGCGGCAGGAAATAAGCATCAGGCCGAAGCGGTGGAGCATGCCAAAGAAGCCGTGGCGCATGGGAAGCAGGGCCATGCGGACGCCTTGGTGAAGCATGCCGAAGCGGCGCTCAAGCATGCCGAGGGTGCGGTGGCCGAAACCAAAAACCCGCATGTCACTGAAGCCATCAAGGGGCTCAAGGACGGGATCGAGCACGGCAAGGCCGGCCACGCCGATGTGGCGACCAAAGCCGTTGAGAACGCCCTTCCACATTTGTCGGAAGGTATGTAA
- a CDS encoding CBS domain-containing protein: protein MSRAGIPAEGFKTVGQIVGTNTIQFHTAQDGMAITIEMLSAHVSGGPVLDEQGRYVGFISEFDILKALEAGKDLNSLTATELMAGHPIAVRKSTPIPDAIKLMADNHLLNLPVEENGEVTYSVTRHDLLRASIGLAVGIEE from the coding sequence ATGAGTCGCGCAGGAATTCCAGCTGAAGGTTTCAAAACCGTCGGACAAATCGTTGGAACCAATACGATACAATTCCATACCGCACAGGACGGCATGGCGATCACCATCGAGATGCTTTCCGCGCATGTGTCCGGCGGACCGGTGTTGGATGAACAGGGCCGCTATGTGGGATTCATCAGCGAATTTGATATCCTCAAGGCCCTTGAGGCAGGAAAGGACTTGAATAGTCTGACGGCGACAGAACTGATGGCCGGACATCCCATTGCCGTCCGTAAATCGACACCGATACCGGACGCGATCAAGCTCATGGCAGACAACCACTTGCTGAACCTCCCTGTCGAGGAGAACGGAGAGGTGACCTATTCGGTGACCAGGCACGACCTGCTCCGTGCATCAATCGGTCTTGCCGTAGGCATCGAAGAGTAG
- a CDS encoding CHASE3 domain-containing protein has translation MMNFRGRFIGVLAVALAALAAVFFGHLFLFEQWRVQQERQLHRSKILGNVAHLQRLVLEVETNFRGYVLTEQQSFLEPIRLAENRLKTGLAQLTDLTAGTPGLQAGVGVLSARLDEFVESKQRLLAVIGAEQQDLVRSYVRGGSGRALFLTIEKAIGDFEVRIERELPSEPMTYDSWLQGARWQLLLVESLGVMVCVFLTRAVLLPNRTVLAPNPRPLL, from the coding sequence GTGATGAATTTCAGAGGACGATTCATAGGCGTGCTTGCCGTGGCCCTAGCGGCGTTGGCCGCGGTGTTCTTCGGCCATCTGTTTCTCTTCGAGCAATGGCGGGTTCAGCAGGAGCGGCAGCTCCACCGTTCCAAAATTCTGGGCAACGTGGCGCACTTGCAACGGTTGGTCTTGGAGGTGGAAACGAACTTTCGCGGCTATGTGCTCACGGAGCAGCAGTCGTTTCTCGAACCGATCCGGCTGGCGGAAAATCGGCTGAAAACAGGACTGGCTCAATTGACTGATTTGACCGCCGGCACTCCGGGTTTGCAGGCCGGAGTGGGCGTGCTGTCGGCGCGTCTCGATGAATTCGTGGAGAGCAAGCAGAGATTGCTCGCGGTCATCGGAGCGGAACAGCAGGACCTCGTGCGCTCATATGTGCGGGGAGGGAGTGGGCGGGCGCTGTTCCTGACCATCGAAAAAGCCATCGGAGATTTTGAGGTACGCATTGAGCGCGAACTGCCGAGTGAACCCATGACCTATGACTCGTGGCTGCAAGGTGCGCGCTGGCAGTTGTTGTTGGTGGAAAGTCTGGGCGTCATGGTGTGTGTCTTCCTGACGAGAGCGGTGCTTCTTCCGAATAGGACAGTCTTGGCGCCGAACCCTCGACCTCTTCTGTGA
- a CDS encoding DUF2934 domain-containing protein yields the protein MKKKTAPKKAASRPAKRTTSVAKETNVPGTVQDIQVRIAARAHELYEQRGCLDGYHLHDWLEAEREILGHPVVMDKSSERI from the coding sequence ATGAAGAAAAAGACGGCGCCGAAGAAGGCCGCCTCGCGTCCGGCGAAACGGACGACGTCAGTGGCGAAAGAAACCAATGTTCCCGGGACGGTCCAGGATATCCAGGTACGGATTGCGGCACGGGCGCATGAACTGTATGAACAACGGGGTTGTTTGGATGGTTACCACCTGCATGACTGGCTGGAAGCAGAGCGGGAAATCCTGGGACACCCGGTGGTGATGGATAAGTCCTCAGAGCGGATCTGA